A part of Dryobates pubescens isolate bDryPub1 chromosome 3, bDryPub1.pri, whole genome shotgun sequence genomic DNA contains:
- the PPDPFL gene encoding pancreatic progenitor cell differentiation and proliferation factor-like protein, translating into MASVPSAGCLLAKNQYYRTRQNSESSASSSSSCCSDAVNATEQDKAFHGLPDIIDTYWWIKSFFHSEPPPPTVGRKTLSASSTNS; encoded by the exons ATGGCCTCGGTACCCTCCGCCGGCTGTCTCCTGGCCAAGAACCAGTACTATAGAA CAAGACAGAACTCGGAATCCAGCGCTTCTTCTAGCTCCTCCTGCTGTTCAGATGCTGTGAATGCTACAGAGCAGGATAAAGCGTTTCATG GGTTACCTGACATAATTGATACATATTGGTGGATAAAAAGCTTTTTTCATAGCGAGCCGCCACCACCAACTGTTGGCAGAAAAACGCTATCGGCAAGCAG TACCAACAGTTGA